A stretch of DNA from Deinococcus seoulensis:
GTACCCGCCGGCCAGCCGGTCGAACTGCCGCCGGTTGCGGTCCTCCCATTCACCCGCAGTTGTCATGCCCTACCTTATCCGGACTCCGGTGAAGTTCCGGATCAGCGAAACAAACGGAACTCGTATTACGCCCCGTTCAGGGTGGCCCGCACCTGCGCGACCCGTTCGGGCACGCTGCCGCGCAGCACCGTGAACGGGACCCCGCGCGCCTCCAGGTCCTGGCGGATGAACGCCTGCTGCACGGCCCGGACCTCGGTGTTCGCGCGCCAGCCGTCCTGCTCGTGCGGGAGGTCGGTGTCGCACAGGAACGTGTGCGCGTAGCGGGCGCGGCAGGCACCGGCCAGGGCGTTCAGTTCCGCCGGGGCCGTGCCGGTCAGCAGGTGCGACCACATCAGGGTCGTGGCGGCGTTCGTGTCGCTGAACACCCACTTGTGCACGCCGGGCGACCGCGCGGCCTCGTCCTCCAGCGCCCGGTGGCCCCGCGCGATCTCCAGGAAGTGCCCTGGGGTCAGCGCGCCGTTCTCGCGTTCGTACACGTCCCGGCCGTACTCGCGCACCCAGGTCGTGCCGAACGCCTCGCCCAGCGCCCGCGTCAGGGTGCTCTTGCCGGTGCTCTCGGCCCCCAGGATCACCACGCGCCGCACGAAATGGGCGTACACCACGGGATCGAGGAACGCCCGCAGGCCGTGCACGTCCGCCCGCAGCGCCGTCCCGCTGACCGGCACGATCTGCCGCGCCCGGTCCACGAGTACGTGCGCCGCGCCCAGTGACGCCGCGAACGCCTTGCCGTACCCCTCGGACGTGAACACCGCGTCCGGCCGCACGTCCCAGCCGTCCAGCACGCCGCGCACGTACCCGCGGTGCACGGCGTCCGGCTCGTCGTTCAGGGGTGGGGTGGGGGCGTCCGGCAGCAACTCCAGCCCCGGAAACAGGCGCGCCGGGTACAGCGCCCGGAGCCAGCCGCGCCGCAGCGGACTGGGCATCTCCGGAAAGTCCGGCCGGGAGTACACCCACACGCTCACGCGCTCGCACTGCTCAAGCGCCGCGTCCAGCAGGAGCATGTGCCCCCGGTGCAGCGGCGCGAACTTCCCGACGATCAGGCCGTGCCGATAGGTTTTCACCAACCCACTTTCGCTGGTCACACGCCCCCCTCATACGGATTCCGTTTGTTTCGTTAACAACCCGGAACTTCACCAGGTTGCCAACTTCACGTCCGGAACCCGTTTCTCTCCTACTCGCATCCGCTCGGATTGCAAGGGCTTTGCAGCCCATTCAATCGGAGTCCGTATCACCCCGGCCCTCTCCCGCCAGGGGAGAGGGAGAACAACCGTCAGGCAAACGCCACTTCGCGCCGCTCGTCGCGTCGCCACGCGCGCCAGCCGACCACGCTCATGGCTGCCAGCACGAACTGCAACGCGAACAGCACCCAGTACTCCGCGTGCCAGAAGTACACCGCCTGCACGGCATTCACCGCGATCCACACCGGCCAGGACCACGCCCAGCGGCGCGTCGTGCCGAAATTGGCAATCAGCGCCAGCGTCACTGCCGCGAACTGCACCCCGTTCCACGCGTCCCCGAAATCCGTCACGGCCACCGTGTACGCGAAGATCGCCAGACTCGCCGCCCACGTCACGCCGTACCAGAGCGGCTCGTTGAATCGGATCTCGCCCCGCGCCCGCCGCGCCTCCAGGTGCCACAGGTACAGCCCGTGAATCCCGAACAGCAGGTACGTCACCTGCAGGCCCGCCAGCATCCACTGCCCGCCCGTCGCGAACAGCAGGAAGTACGGCAGCAGCGACAGGTTGCTCCAGTGCCAGTACGTGCTGCTCTTCGCCCACAGGAAATACAGGCTGACCAGCACGCACAGGCCGCCCGTCAGGTCGAGAACCAGCGGCGGGATATTCAGGCCGAACACGTTCATGCGTTCCCCCCGCTCACGTGTCGATCCGCAGAGTCGCCACGCCCGCCCACGTACCCAGCGGCAGTCGCGCCACGTCGATCAGCAGCAGCGCCACGCGACCCGCCGTGACCGTCACCAGCCGCCGCTCCGGATGGGCCAGGAACAACGCCTGCGCCGCCCGGATGGCCTGCACTTCCTCCGGCGCGTAGAAGTCCGCCGCGTTCCCATCTGCTTCACGCCGCGCCAGCCGCTCCGCCACGCGGAAGTCCGATTCGGTCACCTCCACCTCGACCTCGCCAGTCGGGAGGGGCAGCAGGCCCAGCCAGTCCACGCGGCCCAGTTCCTCCGGCGTGAACGCGCGCGGCAGCACGAACGGCACATACGGCGTGTCCGTGTCGCTCGACTCGATCAGGGACGACATGGCCCCTGCCAGCGCCGCCGCGAACGCCACGCCCTCCTGCACGGCCTCAGGACTCGCCGCTTCTCCCCGCTGCTCCGGCCAGCCGAACACCCCGTCCGGCGACAGGCGACCCGCCACCACCACCGGCGACACCGACCCGTCCGCCCGGTACGCCACCAACCGCTCCAGCTGTAAGGGCACGTTCAGATCACCGTTCATAAGTCTCCTTCCCAGTCGTTCCCGCCCAGTCGCGTCAGCACGGCCACCTGCCGCGCCAGCGCCGTGAGTGTCCACGCGGCTTCCGGCTCGCTCCACTCGTCCCGGCGCACGTCCGCCCGGCTCAGGAATCCCTGTTGCGCCAGCCCCAGCAGGGCCGACGCGAACTCCTGCCGGGACAGACCCGCCACCGTCGCCGTGCCGTTCACGGGCAGGCTGTCGGCGAACGGGTCGATCGGGTCGAGCAGGTCGAACAGGCCTGCGAACACCCGTAACTCCCGGTCGGACAGACCCTCGATCACGCGCATCGTCTGGAATTTGTCCGGCGCGGGCGGCGGGAAGCTCAGCACGCACCCCGCCAGCGCCCGCGCGATGAAGCGCAGCTTGTCCTCGGACTCCGCGACCTCCGCCGCCCGCACCGCCTGCACCACGTTCGCCTGGAAGGCATCCGAGCGCAGGTACGCATGATCCACCGACCCCGCGAAGGCCCGCAGCAGCGCAGCGAACTCGGCCTGCACATGCACGGCCAGCCGCGCCGCCTGCCGCTGGTTTGCATAGGCGAACCACTCCGGCAGGGACGAGGAGGGGAGACCCAGCGGTTCCAGGGACTGGAGGGCGGGAAGGAGGGGGGTCAGGGCGTTCAGAGGAACATCCCAGGACTTACCTGGAAGAACGCGCCCAGTTTCCGCGCGTGATCCGCCGT
This window harbors:
- a CDS encoding nicotinamide mononucleotide transporter family protein, with the translated sequence MNVFGLNIPPLVLDLTGGLCVLVSLYFLWAKSSTYWHWSNLSLLPYFLLFATGGQWMLAGLQVTYLLFGIHGLYLWHLEARRARGEIRFNEPLWYGVTWAASLAIFAYTVAVTDFGDAWNGVQFAAVTLALIANFGTTRRWAWSWPVWIAVNAVQAVYFWHAEYWVLFALQFVLAAMSVVGWRAWRRDERREVAFA
- a CDS encoding AAA family ATPase — protein: MTSESGLVKTYRHGLIVGKFAPLHRGHMLLLDAALEQCERVSVWVYSRPDFPEMPSPLRRGWLRALYPARLFPGLELLPDAPTPPLNDEPDAVHRGYVRGVLDGWDVRPDAVFTSEGYGKAFAASLGAAHVLVDRARQIVPVSGTALRADVHGLRAFLDPVVYAHFVRRVVILGAESTGKSTLTRALGEAFGTTWVREYGRDVYERENGALTPGHFLEIARGHRALEDEAARSPGVHKWVFSDTNAATTLMWSHLLTGTAPAELNALAGACRARYAHTFLCDTDLPHEQDGWRANTEVRAVQQAFIRQDLEARGVPFTVLRGSVPERVAQVRATLNGA